A stretch of Antennarius striatus isolate MH-2024 chromosome 6, ASM4005453v1, whole genome shotgun sequence DNA encodes these proteins:
- the tmprss13a gene encoding transmembrane protease serine 13a, whose protein sequence is MGKYDPNDPAPPCYSNDVDIEHPSKPSKGETGPGLYYISKDPLPVVAPQITQLSKCSGSQTKKRCKSNARYYAGLGVLLLVALLMLTIWLGIRFGTRLVPVEIPIDHVDDDNEARTAEIVPSVVKDTCSSNAIQCDGIEDCSLGTDETTCVRFGLNNLEVKTTQDLRFLPVCYKGWNKHYADKTCAQLGFGQSFLSKVQTLDNSIGLVLTDESSSFIQGGLTVSSSCPQNELVSLKCVECGQRMPTSKIVGGQAAKPGDWPWHMPLLYKYKPACGAALISSNYLVTAGHCFRSFRNEKKYWTVHPVLDSKINLHETYYVKEIIVHENYNDSTLDNDIALIKLNSSVENLQPICLPPTGKEFQAGTKCWTTGFGATNEHHSSQVLMEVDVEIIDHTMCKNMYEYTITESMICAGYEEGVKDACQGDSGGPLVSGDNVWNLVGVTSWGVGCGLKSKPGVYTSVSRFLPWIYHTMQHNGL, encoded by the exons ATGGGAAAATATGACCCG AACGACCCTGCTCCTCCTTGCTACTCCAATGATGTAGATATTGAGCACCCCTCCAAGCCCAGTAAGGGGGAGACGGGTCCAGGCCTGTACTACATCTCCAAGGATCCCCTGCCTGTGGTTGCTCCCCAAATCACACAGTTAAGCAAAT GCTCTGGCAGTCAGACGAAAAAGCGCTGCAAAAGCAATGCCCGGTATTATGCAGGGTTGGGAGTCTTACTGTTAGTCGCTCTGCTGATGCTGACCATCTGGCTCGGAA TCCGTTTTGGCACTAGGTTAGTGCCAGTTGAAATACCAATTGATCatgttgatgatgataatgaagcTCGCACAGCTGAAATAGTTCCCTCAGTAGTCAAAGACACCTGCAGCAGCAATGCCATTCAATGTGATGGAATTGAAGATTGTTCTCTTGGTACTGATGAAACAACATGCG TGAGGTTTGGATTGAATAATCTAGAAGTTAAGACAACTCAAGATCTCCGCTTCCTACCAGTGTGCTACAAAGGCTGGAACAAGCACTATGCAGACAAAACCTGTGCTCAGTTGGGATTTGGACA GTCCTTTTTGTCTAAAGTACAGACATTGGATAACAGTATCGGTTTAGTACTGACCGATGAATCTTCTTCATTCATCCAGGGAGGTCTGACTGTTAG TTCTTCCTGTCCACAGAATGAGCTTGTCTCCCTGAAGTGTGTAG AATGTGGTCAGAGAATGCCTACATCCAAAATTGTTGGGGGTCAAGCTGCCAAGCCTGGAGACTGGCCTTGGCACATGCCGTTGCTCTACAAATATAAACCTGCCTGCGGAGCAGCCCTGATCTCATCTAATTATTTAGTGACTGCTGGACACTGCTTCAGAAG TTTtcgaaatgaaaaaaaatactggacGGTGCACCCTGTCTTGGATTCAAAGATCAATCTACATGAAACCTACTATGTTAAGGAGATCATAGTACATGAGAACTACAATGACAGCACTTTAGACAACGACATTGCTCTCATCAAACTAAACTCTTCAGTCG AGAACCTTCAGCCAATTTGTCTGCCACCCACGGGCAAGGAATTTCAAGCAGGGACTAAATGCTGGACAACTGGTTTTGGTGCAACCAATGAAC ACCATTCCTCTCAAGTTCTGATGGAGGTAGATGTGGAGATCATTGATCACACAATGTGTAAAAACATGTATGAGTACACAATCACAGAGAGCATGATTTGTGCTGGATATGAGGAGGGAGTCAAAGACGCCTGTCAG GGGGACAGTGGTGGGCCTTTGGTGTCAGGAGACAATGTTTGGAACTTGGTGGGAGTCACCAGCTGGGGAGTTGGTTGTGGTCTGAAATCAAAGCCTGGTGTTTACACCTCTGTCAGCAGGTTCTTGCCATGGATCTATCATACAATGCAG CACAATGGGCTGTGA